From the genome of Actinacidiphila yeochonensis CN732, one region includes:
- a CDS encoding response regulator, with the protein MTTVLIVDDHPLQRYGFRVLLDSVPETEVVGEAAHGAEAVRRAAELRPDVVLMDVRMPGMDGIEATRRIVAAGDRSRVLVLTTFDLDEYVHAALRAGASGFLLKDARPEELLAGIRAVAAGDAVIAPALTRRLLDEYARYAPPRPGDDPRLASLTEREREILVAIGQGRTNGEIAAGFVLSESTVKTHVGRVLSKIGARDRVQAVIFAYDLGLARPRAD; encoded by the coding sequence GTGACCACCGTGCTCATCGTGGACGACCACCCGCTCCAGCGGTACGGCTTCCGCGTCCTGCTGGACTCCGTCCCCGAGACGGAGGTCGTCGGCGAGGCCGCGCACGGCGCGGAGGCGGTCCGCAGGGCCGCCGAACTGCGGCCCGACGTCGTCCTCATGGACGTGCGGATGCCCGGCATGGACGGCATCGAGGCCACCCGCCGGATCGTCGCGGCGGGCGACCGCTCCCGCGTCCTGGTGCTGACCACCTTCGACCTCGACGAGTACGTCCACGCGGCCCTGCGCGCCGGCGCCAGCGGCTTCCTGCTCAAGGACGCCCGTCCCGAGGAGCTCCTCGCCGGAATCCGGGCCGTCGCGGCCGGCGACGCGGTGATCGCCCCGGCGCTCACCCGGCGGCTGCTGGACGAGTACGCCCGGTACGCGCCGCCCCGCCCCGGCGACGACCCCCGGCTGGCCTCCCTCACCGAGCGGGAGCGCGAGATCCTGGTCGCCATAGGCCAGGGCCGCACCAACGGTGAGATCGCCGCCGGGTTCGTGCTGTCGGAGTCCACGGTGAAGACCCATGTGGGCCGGGTCCTGTCCAAGATCGGCGCCCGCGACCGGGTCCAGGCGGTGATCTTCGCCTACGACCTCGGTCTCGCCCGGCCGCGCGCCGACTGA
- a CDS encoding sensor histidine kinase: MGPLVARLSRAGQRLRQADAARPWALDTAVVVLVFALCCVPDLMHALTSDGDGPRRFRMAFTRLAPAGMLALQAGLVLPLLWRRRRPGTAFGVIAAAFVLQWALGTVLRADLALFVALYSLALHGRLRQLPWACAVTAGAMGLVAVRASAEVSVSDALFFLLSTATAALALGLMVRIRRAQLAALRDRAARLETERDQRSRLAAATERTRVAREMHDIVGHNLSVMITLADAGAYAIEASPERGGEALRLIGDTGRQALGELRRVLGVLREPERGRQAGPELSPQPGIADLGTLCEGVRAAGLDVVYRTAGGVESLDGGVQLTVYRIVQEALTNTLKHAGGPAEGGSADGSAGVRVELAVVVEDTRLTVRVRDSGSAERSGPVNEEGQGLVGMRERAALYGGTLSAGPAVGGGWAVEAVLDLASDGGGR; this comes from the coding sequence ATGGGGCCGCTGGTCGCCCGCCTGTCGCGGGCCGGCCAGCGGCTCCGGCAGGCCGACGCGGCCCGCCCGTGGGCGCTGGACACCGCGGTGGTGGTGCTCGTCTTCGCGCTGTGCTGCGTGCCGGACCTGATGCACGCCCTCACCTCGGACGGCGACGGCCCGCGCCGGTTCCGGATGGCGTTCACCCGGCTCGCCCCGGCGGGGATGCTGGCGCTCCAGGCGGGCCTGGTGCTGCCCCTGCTGTGGCGGCGGCGCCGGCCCGGCACCGCCTTCGGCGTCATCGCGGCCGCGTTCGTCCTCCAGTGGGCGCTGGGCACGGTGCTCCGTGCCGACCTCGCCCTCTTCGTCGCCCTGTACAGCCTCGCCCTGCACGGGCGGCTGCGGCAGCTGCCGTGGGCCTGCGCGGTGACGGCGGGGGCGATGGGCCTGGTCGCCGTGCGCGCCTCGGCGGAGGTGTCGGTCTCGGACGCGCTGTTCTTCCTGCTCAGCACCGCCACCGCGGCCCTGGCCCTCGGCCTCATGGTGCGGATCCGGCGGGCCCAGCTGGCGGCGCTGCGGGACCGGGCGGCCCGGTTGGAGACCGAGCGCGACCAGCGCAGCCGACTGGCCGCCGCGACCGAACGGACCCGGGTCGCCCGTGAGATGCACGACATCGTCGGCCACAACCTCTCCGTGATGATCACCCTCGCCGACGCCGGCGCCTACGCCATCGAGGCCTCCCCGGAGCGTGGCGGGGAGGCGCTGCGGCTCATCGGCGACACCGGCCGCCAGGCCCTCGGCGAGCTGCGGCGGGTACTGGGCGTGCTGCGGGAGCCCGAGCGGGGCCGCCAGGCCGGGCCGGAGCTGAGCCCGCAGCCGGGCATAGCGGACCTGGGCACCCTGTGCGAGGGGGTGCGGGCGGCCGGCCTCGACGTCGTCTACCGCACCGCCGGGGGTGTGGAGTCCCTCGACGGCGGGGTGCAGTTGACCGTCTACCGGATCGTCCAGGAGGCCCTGACGAACACCCTCAAGCACGCGGGCGGTCCGGCGGAGGGCGGTTCGGCGGACGGCTCGGCGGGCGTCCGGGTGGAGCTGGCGGTCGTGGTGGAGGACACCCGGCTGACCGTCCGGGTCCGGGACAGCGGCTCGGCCGAGCGCTCCGGGCCGGTGAACGAGGAGGGACAGGGACTGGTGGGCATGCGGGAACGGGCGGCGCTCTACGGCGGGACGCTGAGCGCGGGCCCCGCCGTCGGCGGCGGGTGGGCCGTGGAGGCCGTGCTGGACCTCGCCTCGGACGGCGGTGGCCGGTGA